Proteins encoded in a region of the bacterium genome:
- a CDS encoding serine kinase: MNLQEVVSRLNLEVKSGFEVLTNEVNGGYVSDLLSDVMANAQKGNIWVTLQIHQNIVAVADLKELAGIILVGARQPEEDTLQKAVQKKIPILVSKMSAFEIVGKLYQFGIRYD; the protein is encoded by the coding sequence ATGAATTTACAAGAAGTAGTTTCAAGATTAAATTTAGAAGTTAAGTCAGGTTTTGAGGTGTTGACTAATGAAGTCAACGGAGGATATGTTTCTGATCTATTATCCGATGTCATGGCCAATGCCCAAAAAGGAAATATTTGGGTTACCTTGCAGATTCATCAAAATATTGTGGCTGTGGCTGATTTAAAAGAATTAGCTGGAATTATATTAGTTGGCGCTCGTCAACCAGAAGAAGATACTCTCCAAAAAGCAGTCCAAAAAAAGATTCCTATTTTGGTAAGTAAGATGTCTGCTTTTGAAATAGTAGGTAAGCTCTACCAATTTGGTATCAGGTATGACTGA